The Xylanivirga thermophila genome has a segment encoding these proteins:
- a CDS encoding sensor histidine kinase translates to MIILNKEARDEMKNRSFRSILLAFMISIIILMAFVNIYSIFATYSIEEQYRSMINNMFTINQVSRDINLSVFYFDKYFSTRVETNWKNYNASLNDAIDKLVALEGNLDKDSAIILRDLKNVIGSYQENADQAYKKLILSEKYDEFYPNFTEAKKVAGYVDEYVQRLNNSYLNYNGVIYQKLKQLTRMGRIIMVCLLVIITFMCIMFTIFFSKDITNPLNELVVASQKVSQGNFDIGGFKKSNINEINILFNDFNIMVKDIKGFIEEIKEKADIEKRLKDEEMKNLLFKNMLRDTQLKMLQSQINPHFLFNTLNTVTQMAIIENAPQTEKLINSISVLLRYSLNTVDERSTIGREVDIIKEYIYIQENRFKDRMNFVLDLDESLFNVEIPGMTLQPLVENAFIHGIEPKEDGGMISISIFKEDNFCNIRILDDGMGMSKEKVDRLLRDVDDTSYIGHTTGIGIKNVRNRLDIMYRGRSIFIIKSKPNIGTSINIKIPLEGLRDNDKTAYC, encoded by the coding sequence ATGATTATATTGAACAAAGAGGCGAGAGATGAGATGAAAAATCGCAGTTTCAGGTCGATACTCCTTGCATTTATGATTAGCATTATAATACTGATGGCTTTTGTAAATATCTATTCTATTTTTGCGACTTATTCAATTGAAGAGCAATACAGATCCATGATAAACAATATGTTTACTATAAATCAGGTGAGTAGAGATATAAATCTTTCAGTATTTTATTTTGATAAATATTTTTCAACTAGGGTAGAAACCAACTGGAAAAACTACAATGCAAGTTTGAATGATGCAATAGATAAATTGGTTGCATTGGAAGGCAATTTGGATAAGGATAGTGCAATAATCCTTAGAGATTTAAAAAATGTCATTGGCTCATATCAAGAAAATGCGGATCAGGCATATAAAAAGCTCATATTATCGGAAAAATATGATGAGTTCTATCCAAACTTTACAGAAGCTAAAAAAGTGGCAGGCTATGTTGATGAATATGTCCAAAGATTAAACAACAGCTATCTAAATTATAATGGTGTTATATATCAAAAGCTTAAACAGCTCACCAGAATGGGCAGGATCATTATGGTGTGTTTATTGGTAATTATTACGTTTATGTGTATAATGTTTACTATATTTTTCTCAAAGGATATAACCAATCCACTCAATGAATTGGTTGTGGCATCTCAAAAGGTATCCCAAGGTAATTTTGATATAGGTGGTTTTAAAAAATCAAACATAAATGAAATTAACATCCTATTTAATGATTTTAATATAATGGTGAAGGATATAAAGGGATTTATAGAGGAGATAAAGGAAAAGGCAGATATAGAAAAAAGGCTTAAGGATGAAGAGATGAAAAATCTATTATTTAAAAACATGTTAAGGGATACTCAACTTAAAATGCTACAATCTCAGATAAATCCACATTTTTTATTTAATACTCTAAATACTGTAACTCAAATGGCCATAATAGAAAATGCCCCTCAAACTGAAAAGCTTATAAACTCCATATCCGTTCTTTTGAGATATAGCCTAAATACAGTGGATGAAAGATCTACCATAGGCAGGGAGGTAGATATAATAAAGGAATATATCTATATCCAAGAAAACAGGTTTAAGGATAGAATGAACTTTGTACTTGATCTAGATGAAAGTCTTTTTAATGTGGAAATTCCAGGTATGACTTTGCAACCTTTAGTCGAGAATGCATTTATACATGGTATTGAGCCCAAGGAAGATGGTGGTATGATTTCTATAAGCATATTTAAAGAGGATAATTTTTGCAATATACGGATATTGGATGATGGAATGGGAATGTCTAAGGAAAAAGTAGATAGATTATTGAGAGATGTTGATGATACCAGTTATATAGGCCATACCACGGGCATTGGTATAAAAAACGTTAGAAATAGACTAGATATTATGTATAGGGGTAGGAGTATTTTTATAATCAAAAGCAAACCTAATATTGGGACGAGTATAAATATAAAAATTCCATTGGAGGGATTGAGAGATAATGATAAAACTGCTTATTGCTGA
- a CDS encoding sugar-binding protein has product MKIYRIMVYIVIVMLCLGLMSFLYMKGIGNNKIEDMEGKPRIIMLAHIYQNPYWQIIKQGAEEAAKYRGCIIEYNGPQAASVEESLKLFDMAINAKVDGILTYVQDESLYAPYINKASSVGIPVITVDTDASKSERIAYVGTDNIYAGEAAAKILCDHIDGALNIGIVMGGPTTNQIERVDGFKKYISSYKDAKIVDTQSSDSYMVEARLMTEKMITNHPDINSIYCTSALDGAGAAKAIQKLNRTDIVIVCFDDLPETLDYIDKGIIYATIVQKPYEMGYKSVNLMMDHIENKSKVSGQYITDVEVITRDNLDDYIEQRGER; this is encoded by the coding sequence GTGAAAATATACAGAATAATGGTTTATATAGTCATTGTAATGTTGTGTCTGGGCCTAATGTCGTTTCTTTATATGAAAGGTATTGGTAATAATAAAATTGAAGATATGGAGGGTAAACCAAGGATAATAATGCTTGCCCATATATATCAAAATCCCTATTGGCAAATTATAAAACAGGGGGCTGAAGAAGCTGCAAAGTATCGTGGTTGTATTATTGAATATAATGGACCTCAAGCAGCAAGTGTGGAGGAGAGTCTAAAGCTTTTTGACATGGCTATAAATGCAAAAGTAGATGGCATATTGACCTATGTGCAGGATGAATCTTTATATGCTCCATATATAAATAAGGCCAGTTCTGTAGGAATTCCCGTAATTACAGTGGATACAGATGCTTCTAAAAGTGAACGTATTGCATATGTTGGCACGGATAATATTTACGCGGGAGAAGCAGCAGCTAAGATTTTATGCGACCATATAGATGGCGCATTGAATATAGGTATTGTCATGGGTGGACCGACGACAAATCAAATAGAGCGGGTAGACGGTTTTAAAAAATACATCTCTAGTTATAAGGATGCCAAAATTGTAGACACACAATCTTCTGATTCATATATGGTAGAGGCTAGGCTTATGACCGAAAAGATGATAACTAATCATCCAGATATAAATAGTATATACTGTACAAGTGCGTTGGATGGAGCCGGGGCAGCCAAAGCCATACAAAAGCTTAACAGAACTGATATAGTAATTGTTTGCTTTGATGACCTGCCGGAAACTCTGGACTATATAGACAAGGGGATAATATATGCAACGATCGTACAAAAACCTTATGAAATGGGATATAAAAGTGTTAATTTGATGATGGATCATATAGAAAACAAATCCAAAGTATCAGGCCAGTATATAACAGATGTTGAAGTAATAACAAGGGACAATTTAGATGATTATATTGAACAAAGAGGCGAGAGATGA
- a CDS encoding arginase has product MNTLLSIDWDYFIKTDDSWIYSLIENNKNIVMMWYKRYFEAKRCGKNLEENFKLDKGLINSFYDLLNNIFHIKDNAKMYISDSHKLSYYITQRFKCTDVYSFDAHTDLGYGGLAALDFGVNCANWLGKLLKDRLIKKAHIILSPLSHESKDQFSEINSEFNVQYDSMDKLFNMPEISLIHIARSGTWTPPWLDDEFFKFINSFNRPYKICNYTHRKWTPNDLTLADIIYNLVS; this is encoded by the coding sequence ATGAATACACTGTTGAGTATTGACTGGGATTATTTTATTAAAACAGATGATAGTTGGATATATTCACTTATTGAAAATAACAAAAACATAGTAATGATGTGGTATAAGCGGTATTTTGAAGCTAAAAGATGTGGCAAAAATCTAGAAGAAAATTTTAAATTGGATAAAGGTCTAATAAATAGTTTTTATGACTTGCTAAATAATATCTTCCATATAAAAGATAATGCAAAGATGTATATCTCCGATTCCCATAAACTATCGTATTATATTACACAACGCTTTAAGTGCACAGATGTATATTCGTTTGATGCCCATACAGATCTAGGATATGGTGGTCTTGCTGCCCTTGATTTTGGAGTAAATTGTGCCAATTGGTTGGGAAAACTTTTAAAAGATAGATTGATAAAGAAGGCCCATATCATCCTGAGCCCTCTCTCCCACGAGTCCAAAGATCAATTTTCAGAAATAAATTCTGAATTTAACGTACAGTACGATTCAATGGATAAGTTATTCAATATGCCTGAAATATCCCTAATACATATTGCACGATCAGGTACCTGGACACCTCCATGGCTAGATGATGAATTTTTTAAATTTATAAACAGCTTTAATAGACCATATAAGATATGCAATTATACACATAGGAAATGGACACCGAATGACCTCACCCTCGCTGATATAATATATAATCTAGTAAGTTAA
- a CDS encoding DUF2721 domain-containing protein → MKLELTTPALLFTAISLLISAYTSRFLTLAQLLRQLDGAYREKPDKRILDQMKNLSRRIRLIRWMQVMGVLSFILCVLSMFLLFMDNHIGGQISFGISLLSLMLSLIILIYEVQISVDAIAYQLQDYEDHDLKL, encoded by the coding sequence ATGAAATTGGAACTTACAACTCCCGCCCTATTGTTTACTGCAATATCCCTTTTAATTTCAGCCTACACCAGTAGATTCTTAACCCTTGCCCAACTTTTGCGGCAGTTAGATGGTGCATATAGGGAAAAACCAGATAAGAGGATATTGGATCAAATGAAGAATTTAAGCAGGCGTATAAGGCTTATTAGATGGATGCAGGTGATGGGGGTATTGAGTTTTATATTATGTGTCCTATCCATGTTTTTACTTTTTATGGACAATCATATAGGTGGCCAAATAAGCTTTGGTATCAGCCTTTTATCGCTCATGTTATCATTGATAATACTCATATATGAAGTCCAAATATCGGTAGATGCTATAGCGTATCAACTGCAAGATTATGAAGATCATGATCTTAAGCTTTAA
- a CDS encoding xanthine phosphoribosyltransferase, with amino-acid sequence MQLLKEKIMTEGKVIGGDILKVDGFLNHQMDIHLFNEMGKEFKRRFQYKEINKILTIESSGIGIACITAQYFDVPVVFAKKHPGANMSKDVYQSQVYSFTKKQYYSIKVSREFVNSHDKILIIDDFLANGNAVKGLVDICNQAGAKVQGVGIAIEKGFQKGGSVIEDLGLRLESLAVIEGFADGKVILR; translated from the coding sequence ATGCAGCTTTTGAAAGAAAAGATAATGACTGAAGGCAAGGTTATAGGTGGTGACATACTAAAAGTGGATGGCTTTTTAAATCATCAGATGGATATACATCTTTTTAACGAAATGGGCAAGGAGTTTAAAAGGAGATTTCAATATAAGGAGATAAACAAGATATTGACCATAGAATCCTCCGGAATTGGCATTGCATGCATAACTGCTCAATATTTTGATGTACCGGTGGTATTTGCAAAAAAACACCCAGGAGCTAATATGAGTAAGGATGTATACCAATCACAGGTATATTCCTTTACCAAGAAACAATATTACTCAATAAAGGTATCCAGAGAGTTTGTAAATAGTCATGATAAGATACTTATAATCGATGATTTTCTTGCAAATGGTAATGCGGTAAAAGGGCTTGTAGATATATGCAACCAGGCGGGAGCAAAAGTACAGGGAGTGGGCATTGCTATAGAAAAGGGATTTCAAAAGGGCGGGAGCGTTATAGAGGATCTTGGATTAAGGTTGGAGTCCCTGGCGGTAATCGAGGGCTTTGCAGATGGCAAGGTTATACTAAGATAA
- a CDS encoding aminopeptidase P family protein, whose protein sequence is MVIRERIAKLRQLMKEHGIDAYIIPSSDPHQSEYVGEHFRCRQWISGFTGSAGTVVVTLDKAGLWTDGRYFIQAERQLKGSGIELFRMGELGVPSYSEWIKDELKGEACLGFDGKVFSISQVRKMKNIIGNKISFEDRYDLINELWEDRPGLPSDPIFIHDIEFAGKDRGRKIREVQQGMKKYGASHYLLTSLDDIAWLFNIRGNDIPSNPVVLSYAVISEEKAYLFIDKNKVGADASNEFESSGIEIMDYDDIDKFLKGLKKGDKILIDPDKTSIWLYNAIDRDIEKREKLNITTMMKAIKNDIEIKNLKKCYIKDCVALVKFIYWLKKNVGHEHITEISATEKLEDFRREQEYFMQPSFDTIAAYKDHAAMMHYKATSDSDCELEREGFLLVDSGGQYLDGTTDITRTIVLGDVSDEAKRDFTLVLKGHIALSTIKFLYGITGSNLDVLARRPIWEYGMDYKCGTGHGVGFCLNVHEGPQRISPAPNNIRLEKGMILTNEPGIYKEGKYGIRTENDLLVVEDEVTEFGKFMRFETISYCPIDIEGIDASMLTEDEKTWLNDYHRKVYELLSPYLDEEERKWLEDQTREI, encoded by the coding sequence ATGGTTATTAGAGAGCGTATCGCAAAATTACGTCAATTGATGAAGGAACATGGTATAGATGCATATATAATCCCTAGTAGTGATCCTCATCAAAGTGAATATGTAGGAGAACATTTTAGGTGTAGACAATGGATATCCGGTTTTACTGGTTCTGCCGGTACTGTAGTGGTTACATTGGATAAAGCAGGATTATGGACAGATGGCAGGTATTTTATTCAGGCCGAAAGGCAGCTTAAAGGTTCAGGAATAGAACTTTTTAGGATGGGAGAGCTTGGAGTACCATCCTATAGTGAATGGATAAAGGATGAGCTTAAGGGAGAAGCATGCCTAGGATTTGATGGCAAGGTATTTTCAATTTCCCAGGTACGCAAAATGAAAAATATAATAGGTAATAAGATTTCCTTTGAGGACAGATATGACCTTATAAATGAATTATGGGAGGATAGACCGGGACTTCCATCTGACCCAATATTTATTCATGATATAGAGTTTGCGGGGAAGGATCGTGGCAGAAAGATCCGCGAGGTACAGCAAGGGATGAAAAAGTATGGTGCGAGCCATTATCTTTTGACATCTCTAGATGATATTGCATGGCTGTTTAATATTCGAGGGAATGACATTCCGAGCAATCCAGTGGTACTTTCCTATGCTGTTATATCTGAAGAAAAGGCCTATCTCTTTATCGACAAAAACAAGGTAGGGGCAGATGCTTCAAATGAATTTGAATCAAGTGGTATAGAGATAATGGACTATGATGATATAGATAAATTTTTAAAGGGACTTAAAAAAGGAGATAAGATATTAATAGATCCTGATAAAACAAGTATATGGCTGTATAATGCAATTGATAGAGATATAGAAAAAAGAGAAAAATTAAACATCACCACCATGATGAAGGCTATAAAGAATGATATAGAGATAAAAAATCTAAAAAAATGCTATATAAAGGATTGTGTAGCGCTGGTAAAATTTATTTACTGGTTAAAGAAGAACGTGGGGCATGAACATATAACAGAGATATCTGCAACAGAGAAGCTTGAAGACTTTAGGCGGGAGCAGGAATATTTTATGCAGCCTAGTTTTGATACCATAGCAGCATATAAGGACCATGCAGCCATGATGCATTATAAGGCAACTAGTGATTCAGACTGTGAACTTGAACGGGAGGGCTTTCTGCTAGTGGATTCAGGTGGGCAATACCTAGATGGTACCACTGATATAACTAGAACTATTGTACTTGGGGATGTGTCTGATGAGGCAAAAAGGGATTTTACATTGGTACTAAAGGGACATATCGCTCTAAGCACTATTAAATTTCTTTATGGCATTACCGGCTCAAATCTGGATGTATTAGCTAGAAGACCCATATGGGAATACGGCATGGATTATAAATGTGGAACCGGTCATGGAGTGGGTTTTTGCTTAAATGTGCATGAAGGTCCTCAAAGAATCAGCCCTGCTCCAAATAACATAAGGCTTGAGAAAGGTATGATTCTTACAAATGAACCTGGTATATATAAAGAGGGTAAATATGGCATAAGAACTGAGAATGATCTATTGGTGGTAGAGGATGAAGTGACTGAGTTTGGTAAATTTATGAGGTTTGAAACTATCTCATATTGCCCCATAGATATTGAGGGTATAGATGCATCTATGCTTACAGAGGATGAAAAAACATGGCTAAATGATTATCATAGAAAAGTGTATGAGTTATTGTCTCCATATTTGGATGAAGAGGAACGGAAGTGGTTGGAAGATCAAACCAGAGAGATATGA
- a CDS encoding glycoside hydrolase family 125 protein, whose protein sequence is MNALISSVEERIEETSNVLKDNEKLYNMFKECFLNTLKTTIQPLDDGTTYVLTGDIPAMWLRDSTAQVHHYIALSDEIDGLKMVIEGLIKRQVMYILIDPYSNSFNKEPNGNRYAEDITDGEQSPWVWERKYEIDSLCYPIQLAYKYWKRTGSTVVFDDKFKDAMKLIIALWKTEQNHMEKSPYRFQRFDCPETDTLKNGGLGTPVGYTGMTWSGFRPSDDACAYGYLIPSNMFAVVVLGYMEEIASVIYKDWDIKEQAGALKAEMDAGIKKYGIYEHPEFGPIYAYETDGLGGYNLMDDANVPSLLSSPYLGYLRADDPIYKNTRKFLLSKHNPYYYEGKMAKGIGSPHTPKGYIWHISLTMQALTSTDEDEIRSLVEILQNTDGGTGYMHEGFDPDDSKKFTRPWFGWANSLFGELIFNLAQTGFKF, encoded by the coding sequence TTGAACGCACTTATATCATCAGTAGAAGAGAGGATAGAGGAAACAAGCAACGTTTTGAAGGATAATGAAAAGCTCTATAATATGTTTAAAGAGTGCTTTTTGAACACGCTAAAGACAACTATACAGCCATTAGACGATGGAACTACATATGTACTTACTGGAGATATACCTGCAATGTGGCTCAGGGATTCTACTGCCCAAGTTCACCATTATATTGCTTTGTCAGATGAAATCGATGGATTAAAAATGGTAATAGAGGGTCTTATAAAAAGACAGGTAATGTATATATTGATCGATCCCTATTCAAATTCCTTTAATAAAGAGCCCAATGGGAACAGATATGCTGAGGATATTACCGATGGTGAGCAGTCGCCATGGGTATGGGAGAGAAAATATGAGATAGACTCCCTTTGTTATCCGATACAACTAGCCTACAAATATTGGAAACGCACGGGAAGTACAGTTGTCTTCGATGACAAGTTTAAAGATGCAATGAAGCTCATTATAGCCCTTTGGAAGACAGAGCAAAATCATATGGAAAAATCTCCATATCGATTTCAAAGGTTTGACTGTCCTGAGACCGATACATTAAAAAATGGAGGGTTGGGCACACCGGTTGGATATACCGGCATGACATGGTCGGGTTTCCGCCCAAGTGACGATGCCTGTGCCTATGGTTATCTTATACCTAGCAATATGTTTGCAGTAGTAGTGCTTGGATATATGGAGGAGATAGCATCTGTTATTTATAAGGATTGGGATATAAAGGAGCAGGCAGGGGCGCTGAAGGCAGAAATGGATGCTGGTATCAAAAAATATGGTATCTATGAGCATCCTGAATTTGGACCTATATATGCATATGAGACGGACGGACTAGGGGGATATAATTTAATGGATGATGCTAATGTCCCGAGCCTTTTATCCAGTCCATATTTAGGATACTTAAGGGCAGATGATCCCATATATAAGAACACCAGAAAGTTCTTATTGAGCAAGCATAATCCGTACTATTATGAAGGAAAGATGGCAAAGGGTATAGGCAGCCCCCATACTCCTAAAGGCTATATATGGCATATCAGTCTAACTATGCAGGCATTGACATCTACAGATGAAGATGAGATAAGAAGTCTTGTGGAGATTCTCCAAAATACCGACGGAGGTACGGGGTATATGCATGAAGGATTTGATCCTGATGATTCCAAAAAGTTTACTCGCCCATGGTTTGGCTGGGCTAATTCGCTCTTTGGTGAATTAATCTTTAACTTGGCCCAAACGGGCTTTAAGTTTTAA
- a CDS encoding glycerophosphodiester phosphodiesterase, whose product MFQLIKSSFKDFTVNLRKYIIFEGIYKALTSVLFIPLISYIFHFAMRTIGSRSLLNKQIFKIGLNYKGFVGLIVILIISTIFIFIEYGSLIVISQKNFFKKNVSIADAFLTCIAKIPRIFNFGMIKLILLVILIIPFIEAPVTARLIENIAIPKFVMDAIFESNILSILYMAGVCAVIYVFLRWIFTIHFIIIEGKNTKEAIKSSLYLTKNNKSKILFELIIFNIASFLATLLLIICVLLTIGFTGTLFDAKFKHIFTGSFIIMVISAATFISTLVITPMNIIFLTRIYYELKENRGEKIYDSLSIVQNGQLNRFESSIATFLKGKKGIVISIIILAVIGFGMVNNFITDEVMYLGRDINIAGHRGSITDAPENSLPAIMNALEKGANFVEIDVQQTKDGVVVLHHDKTLKKIAGISDNITDLTYKDLASIDIGCRFSNRYAGEKIPTLEEILVATKDKINLIIELKSYNNTGNELAKKVVDLVEKHDMIKNCYIQSLDYKALQTVRKLNKDIKIGQIIILSAGDLSTLDLDFYTIEQTMLSDAFVKKANRLNREVWVWTVNEEEDIRNVLLYNIDGIITDYPERIKDIVTINNKKQI is encoded by the coding sequence ATGTTCCAATTAATTAAAAGTAGCTTTAAAGATTTTACTGTCAATCTAAGAAAATATATAATATTTGAGGGCATATATAAGGCACTAACTAGTGTACTATTTATACCTTTGATTTCCTATATTTTTCATTTTGCCATGAGGACTATAGGTTCCCGTTCCCTGCTTAACAAGCAGATATTTAAAATAGGTCTTAATTATAAAGGATTTGTAGGACTTATAGTCATCCTAATAATATCTACCATATTTATCTTTATTGAATATGGCTCTTTAATCGTTATATCCCAAAAAAATTTTTTCAAAAAAAATGTCTCTATTGCAGACGCATTCTTAACATGCATAGCTAAGATTCCAAGGATTTTTAACTTTGGCATGATAAAATTGATTCTCTTGGTCATACTTATCATCCCCTTTATTGAAGCACCTGTGACAGCTAGATTGATAGAAAATATCGCCATACCGAAATTTGTTATGGATGCCATATTTGAATCTAACATACTCTCCATATTGTATATGGCGGGAGTATGTGCAGTAATATACGTATTCTTGAGATGGATATTCACCATACACTTTATAATTATCGAAGGTAAAAACACAAAAGAAGCTATAAAATCCAGCCTATACCTTACTAAAAACAATAAAAGTAAAATATTATTTGAGCTAATCATCTTTAATATAGCTTCTTTCTTAGCAACATTACTTTTGATAATCTGTGTATTATTAACCATTGGCTTTACTGGTACATTATTCGATGCCAAATTCAAACATATATTTACGGGATCTTTTATAATTATGGTAATAAGTGCTGCCACATTTATATCTACTTTAGTCATAACACCTATGAATATAATATTTCTCACGAGAATCTATTATGAATTAAAAGAAAATCGTGGAGAAAAAATATATGATTCATTGTCTATAGTTCAAAACGGACAACTAAACAGATTCGAATCCAGTATAGCTACCTTTTTGAAAGGGAAAAAGGGTATTGTGATCTCAATAATAATATTAGCAGTAATCGGGTTTGGTATGGTAAATAATTTTATAACAGATGAAGTTATGTATCTAGGGAGAGATATTAACATTGCAGGACATAGGGGCAGCATCACAGATGCACCTGAAAATTCTTTGCCTGCAATAATGAATGCCCTGGAAAAAGGGGCAAATTTTGTAGAAATAGATGTTCAACAGACAAAGGATGGCGTAGTAGTATTGCATCATGACAAAACCTTAAAAAAAATAGCCGGCATATCTGACAATATAACCGATCTAACCTATAAGGATCTAGCCTCCATAGATATCGGATGTCGATTTTCAAATAGATATGCGGGAGAAAAAATACCTACCCTGGAAGAAATTTTAGTCGCTACAAAGGATAAAATAAATCTCATTATAGAACTTAAATCTTATAATAATACCGGAAATGAGCTTGCAAAAAAAGTTGTAGACCTAGTTGAAAAACATGATATGATAAAAAATTGCTATATACAATCTCTAGATTATAAGGCATTACAAACAGTAAGAAAATTAAACAAGGATATAAAAATAGGGCAAATAATAATACTCTCTGCAGGGGATCTCTCCACCTTGGATTTAGATTTTTATACTATAGAACAAACCATGTTATCAGATGCTTTTGTAAAAAAAGCCAATAGGCTCAATAGGGAAGTATGGGTATGGACTGTCAACGAAGAAGAAGATATTCGCAATGTATTACTATATAATATTGATGGGATCATAACAGATTATCCGGAGAGAATAAAGGATATTGTTACTATAAATAATAAAAAACAGATCTAA
- a CDS encoding peptidylprolyl isomerase has translation MSETKVFAVVNGKEITQQDVFAFLNELDPQIAMQFQSPEGIKKIVEELVNQELLYIDAVEKGFDKEETFKTEMKKIEANVLKHYAVNKLLSDISATEGEVINYYNEHKEYFKSPEAVRASHILVKEEEEAKKILNEMDEGLSFEEAASKYSICPSKAKGGDLGEFTRGKMVPEFEEAAFNMNEGEISDPVKTQFGYHIIRVDSKKAEGISKFDEVKSQVTEQVVALKQQERYLDTTAKLKNKYDVKINL, from the coding sequence ATGAGTGAAACAAAGGTATTTGCAGTAGTTAATGGAAAAGAGATAACCCAGCAGGATGTATTTGCATTCTTAAATGAATTGGATCCGCAAATTGCTATGCAATTTCAGTCACCTGAAGGAATAAAGAAGATAGTAGAAGAGTTGGTAAATCAAGAGTTACTATATATTGATGCTGTTGAAAAGGGATTTGATAAGGAAGAAACATTCAAGACAGAGATGAAGAAGATTGAGGCAAATGTTTTAAAACATTATGCAGTAAACAAACTTCTATCAGATATATCTGCAACTGAAGGTGAAGTGATAAACTACTATAACGAGCATAAGGAATATTTTAAAAGTCCGGAAGCGGTACGAGCTAGCCATATACTAGTCAAAGAAGAAGAAGAGGCTAAAAAGATACTTAATGAAATGGATGAGGGCCTGTCATTTGAAGAAGCAGCTAGTAAATATTCTATCTGTCCTTCAAAAGCAAAAGGCGGTGATCTAGGAGAATTTACCAGAGGCAAGATGGTTCCAGAATTTGAGGAAGCTGCTTTCAATATGAATGAAGGGGAAATTAGTGATCCAGTAAAAACACAGTTTGGCTATCATATAATACGGGTAGACTCTAAAAAGGCGGAAGGCATAAGCAAATTTGATGAAGTAAAATCCCAGGTTACAGAGCAGGTTGTTGCATTAAAACAGCAGGAAAGGTATTTGGATACTACTGCAAAGTTAAAAAATAAATACGATGTAAAAATAAATTTATAG